A genome region from Gadus macrocephalus chromosome 15, ASM3116895v1 includes the following:
- the avpi1 gene encoding uncharacterized protein avpi1: MEAEAAAPPTPSSAPLWRLEERRARKPASANIFGGVALWQLQKLFQAAGDQDAEQRAQLVWGQGGEAELAQALIGLRARGRRRGLKTHRRDGQMGSRWLRAFHHMRIREASPNSRGVGSNEDSSSSSINNHNDDDEDEDEDEAEDSDKETLCPVEPCTQTQAKDVSGATVSLPHSQGSIDPPDELRRAGPGLRRGSDSRPERYLHHIIH, encoded by the exons ATGGAAGCTGAGGCAGCAGCGCCTCCAACCCCCAGCAGCGCTCCCTTGTGGCGGCTTGAGGAACGGCGGGCCAGGAAGCCAGCTTCGGCCAACATCTTCGGCGGGGTGGCGCTTTGGCAACTCCAGAAACTTTTCCAAGCAGCGGGCGACCAGGACGCGGAGCAGAGGGCCCAGCTGGtctggggtcaggggggtgAGGCGGAGCTGGCCCAGGCCCTGATAGGGCTGAGGGCCCGGGGCCGTCGTCGAGGGCTGAAGACCCACCGCAGAGATGGGCAGATGGGTTCCCGCTGGCTGAGGGCCTTCCATCACATGAG GATTCGCGAGGCTTCCCCGAACAGTCGTGGCGTCGGTTCAAACgaagacagcagcagcagcagcatcaacaaccacaacgatgacgacgaggacgaggacgaggacgaggcgGAGGATTCAGATAAAGAAACACTCTGTCCTGTAGAACCGTGCACACAGACCCAGGCGAAAGATGTCTCTGGGGCCACCGTTTCTCTGCCCCACAGCCAGGGTTCAATCGACCCTCCTGACGAGCTGCGCCGGGCCGGCCCCGGGCTACGGCGGGGCTCTGACAGCCGCCCAGAACGATACCTCCATCACATTATTCACTAA
- the marveld1 gene encoding MARVEL domain-containing protein 1, protein MPPQATPQPEVRKNIVGFLKSFLGIIRILQIIFGAGLWVTIAANKYEGSIHFVLFVAVLFWLLTLALFFLTLLNKQDLVPILGGDHWLLSNLLHDVAAAVLYLPAIGVMIHKTDKYSYCNLSEYKYPCVYKVYFTAAVFACLCAVVYLLSAIFNGCRKCRGEKTVF, encoded by the coding sequence atgccacCACAAGCAACTCCCCAGCCCGAGGTGAGGAAGAACATTGTGGGCTTCCTGAAGAGTTTTCTGGGCATCATCCGGATCCTCCAGATCATCTTCGGGGCCGGGCTGTGGGTCACCATCGCCGCGAACAAATACGAGGGCTCGATCCACTTTGTCCTGTTCGTGGCTGTGCTCTTCTGGCTGCTGACCCTCGCCCTTTTCTTCCTCACTCTCCTGAACAAGCAGGACCTTGTTCCCATCCTCGGCGGAGACCACTGGTTGCTGAGTAACCTGTTGCACGACGTTGCAGCCGCCGTGCTCTACTTGCCTGCGATTGGAGTGATGATTCACAAGACTGATAAATACTCCTACTGCAACCTTTCCGAGTACAAGTACCCCTGCGTCTACAAGGTCTATTTCACGGCCGCCGTGTTCGCGTGCCTGTGCGCCGTGGTGTACCTGCTTTCGGCTATCTTTAACGGTTGCAGAAAGTGTCGCGGtgaaaaaacagttttttga
- the LOC132472810 gene encoding phosphatidylinositol 4-kinase type 2-alpha-like isoform X1 — MDETSPLVPSFQDSLDTDYCSEANPRGGGFGAIATPGSVIRVPAEIPGRSFERQPLLDRNRANSLRDPHRNDFSDDPEFREIVRKAEQAIDEGILPERIYQGSSGSYFVKDPQGKIIGVFKPKNEEPYGQLNPKWTKWLQKLCCPCCFGRDCLVLNQGYLSEAGASLVDQKLDLNVVPKTKVVHLGSDTFNYNAIDRVKSRGKKLALEKVPKVGQRFHRIGLPPKVGSFQLFVEGYKDAEHWLRRFEAEPLPENINRQLQIHFERLVVLDYIIRNTDRGNDNWLIKYDYPMDSGGIRDTDWVVVKDPIVRLAAIDNGLAFPLKHPDSWRAYPFYWAWLSQAKVPFSQEIKDLVLPKLNDPNFIQDLEEDLYELFKKDPGFDRGQFHKQISVMRGQILNLSQALKEGKTPLQLVQMASVTVETARSPQRSSNQAYTHSFQSRRPFFTWW, encoded by the exons ATGGATGAAACAAGTCCGCTAGTTCCTTCGTTTCAAGATTCACTGGATACAGATTATTGTAGCGAAGCCAATCCTCGTGGTGGCGGTTTTGGAGCGATCGCCACACCGGGATCTGTCATTCGTGTACCTGCTGAAATCCCGGGTCGCAGTTTTGAGCGTCAGCCTCTTCTGGACCGAAACAGGGCGAACTCCTTACGGGACCCTCACAGGAATGATTTCTCTGACGATCCGGAGTTCAGGGAAATTGTGAGGAAAGCAGAACAAGCCATCGACGAGGGGATCTTACCGGAGAGAATCTACCAGGGATCCAGCGGCAGTTACTTCGTTAAAGATCCTCAAGGG AAGATAATTGGCGTCTTCAAGCCGAAGAACGAAGAGCCCTACGGCCAGTTGAACCCCAAGTGGACCAAATGGCTCCAGAAGTTGTGTTGTCCGTGCTGCTTTGGCCGAGACTGTCTGGTCCTCAACCAGGGCTACCTTTCAGAGGCCGGTGCCAGTCTGGTGGATCAAAAACTTGATCTGAACGTAGTGCCCAAAACCAAG GTGGTGCACCTTGGGAGCGACACATTCAACTACAATGCAATAGACCGAGTGAAGTCTCGCGGCAAGAAGCTAGCCTTGGAGAAAGTGCCCAAGGTCGGCCAGCGTTTTCACAGAATAGGTCTGCCCCCGAAG GTGGGGTCATTCCAGTTGTTTGTCGAAGGGTACAAAGATGCTGAACATTGGCTCAGACGGTTCGAAGCCGAGCCTCTGCCAGAGAACATAAATCGTCAGCTACAGATCCATTTTGAAAGGCTTGTGGTCCTGGATTACATCATAAGGAATACCG ATAGAGGAAACGATAACTGGCTGATAAAATATGACTATCCAATGGACAGTGGAGGCATTCGT gatacAGACTGGGTAGTGGTGAAGGACCCTATAGTTAGGCTGGCTGCCATTGACAACGGCCTGGCATTTCCCCTGAAACATCCCGACTCCTGGAGAGCCT ACCCATTCTACTGGGCGTGGCTCTCCCAGGCCAAGGTTCCCTTCTCCCAGGAGATCAAGGATCTGGTGCTTCCCAAACTCAACGATCCAAACTTTATCCAAGACCTCGAGGAGGACCTCTATGAGCTTTTCAAG aaAGACCCAGGATTTGACCGGGGTCAGTTCCATAAGCAGATTTCTGTGATGCGAGGGCAG ATCCTAAACCTGAGCCAGGCGCTGAAGGAGGGCAAGACGCCCCTCCAGCTGGTGCAGATGGCCTCTGTGACCGTAGAGACAGCAAGGAGCCCTCAGAGATCCAGCAACCAGGCCTACACTCATAGCTTTCAGAGCCGCAGGCCGTTCTTCACCTGGTGGTAG
- the LOC132472810 gene encoding phosphatidylinositol 4-kinase type 2-alpha-like isoform X2, producing MDETSPLVPSFQDSLDTDYCSEANPRGGGFGAIATPGSVIRVPAEIPGRSFERQPLLDRNRANSLRDPHRNDFSDDPEFREIVRKAEQAIDEGILPERIYQGSSGSYFVKDPQGKIIGVFKPKNEEPYGQLNPKWTKWLQKLCCPCCFGRDCLVLNQGYLSEAGASLVDQKLDLNVVPKTKVVHLGSDTFNYNAIDRVKSRGKKLALEKVPKVGQRFHRIGLPPKVGSFQLFVEGYKDAEHWLRRFEAEPLPENINRQLQIHFERLVVLDYIIRNTDRGNDNWLIKYDYPMDSGGIRDTDWVVVKDPIVRLAAIDNGLAFPLKHPDSWRAFPADRRFVPLLPLQTHSTGRGSPRPRFPSPRRSRIWCFPNSTIQTLSKTSRRTSMSFSRKTQDLTGVSSISRFL from the exons ATGGATGAAACAAGTCCGCTAGTTCCTTCGTTTCAAGATTCACTGGATACAGATTATTGTAGCGAAGCCAATCCTCGTGGTGGCGGTTTTGGAGCGATCGCCACACCGGGATCTGTCATTCGTGTACCTGCTGAAATCCCGGGTCGCAGTTTTGAGCGTCAGCCTCTTCTGGACCGAAACAGGGCGAACTCCTTACGGGACCCTCACAGGAATGATTTCTCTGACGATCCGGAGTTCAGGGAAATTGTGAGGAAAGCAGAACAAGCCATCGACGAGGGGATCTTACCGGAGAGAATCTACCAGGGATCCAGCGGCAGTTACTTCGTTAAAGATCCTCAAGGG AAGATAATTGGCGTCTTCAAGCCGAAGAACGAAGAGCCCTACGGCCAGTTGAACCCCAAGTGGACCAAATGGCTCCAGAAGTTGTGTTGTCCGTGCTGCTTTGGCCGAGACTGTCTGGTCCTCAACCAGGGCTACCTTTCAGAGGCCGGTGCCAGTCTGGTGGATCAAAAACTTGATCTGAACGTAGTGCCCAAAACCAAG GTGGTGCACCTTGGGAGCGACACATTCAACTACAATGCAATAGACCGAGTGAAGTCTCGCGGCAAGAAGCTAGCCTTGGAGAAAGTGCCCAAGGTCGGCCAGCGTTTTCACAGAATAGGTCTGCCCCCGAAG GTGGGGTCATTCCAGTTGTTTGTCGAAGGGTACAAAGATGCTGAACATTGGCTCAGACGGTTCGAAGCCGAGCCTCTGCCAGAGAACATAAATCGTCAGCTACAGATCCATTTTGAAAGGCTTGTGGTCCTGGATTACATCATAAGGAATACCG ATAGAGGAAACGATAACTGGCTGATAAAATATGACTATCCAATGGACAGTGGAGGCATTCGT gatacAGACTGGGTAGTGGTGAAGGACCCTATAGTTAGGCTGGCTGCCATTGACAACGGCCTGGCATTTCCCCTGAAACATCCCGACTCCTGGAGAGCCT TCCCTGCTGATAGGAGGTTTGTCCCTCTCCTCCCGCTGCAGACCCATTCTACTGGGCGTGGCTCTCCCAGGCCAAGGTTCCCTTCTCCCAGGAGATCAAGGATCTGGTGCTTCCCAAACTCAACGATCCAAACTTTATCCAAGACCTCGAGGAGGACCTCTATGAGCTTTTCAAG aaAGACCCAGGATTTGACCGGGGTCAGTTCCATAAGCAGATTTCTGTGA
- the LOC132472811 gene encoding phosphoglycerate mutase 1 codes for MAVYKLVLIRHGESNWNDENRFSGWFDADLSKAGEHEARRGGQALKDAGYEFDICYTSVLKRAIRTLWTVLDSIDQMWVPVHRTWRLNERHYGGLTGLNKSETAAKHGEAQVKVWRRSFDIPPPTMDPGHDFYAVISKDRRYADLSADQLPSCESLKDTIARALPFWNEEIAPQIKKGKRVLIAAHGNSLRGIVKHLEGMSEEAIMELNLPTGIPILYELDKNLKPVKPMQFLGDKETVRKAMEAVAAQGKAKK; via the exons ATGGCTGTATACAAACTGGTTTTGATTCGTCACGGAGAGAGTAATTGGAACGACGAGAATCGTTTCAGTGGGTGGTTTGACGCAGATCTGAGCAAAGCTGGAGAACATGAGGCAAGAAGAGGTGGACAAGCACTTAAAG ACGCCGGCTATGAGTTTGACATCTGCTACACCTCCGTGCTGAAGAGGGCCATCCGCACCTTATGGACGGTGTTGGACAGCATTGACCAGATGTGGGTTCCTGTGCACCGAACGTGGCGGCTCAACGAACGCCACTACGGGGGTCTCACGGGGCTGAACAAGTCAGAGACCGCCGCCAAGCACGGCGAAGCCCAGGTGAAGGTATGGAGGCGCTCCTTCGACATCCCTCCTCCGACAATGGATCCGGGCCACGACTTCTATGCTGTCATCAGCAAG GATCGTCGCTATGCTGACCTGAGTGCAGACCAGCTTCCTTCATGTGAGAGCCTTAAGGACACCATTGCGAGGGCACTTCCCTTCTGGAATGAGGAAATTGCACCACAGATCAAAAAGGGCAAGAGGGTCCTCATTGCTGCCCATGGCAACAGCCTAAGGGGAATCGTCAAACACCTGGAAG GCATGTCAGAGGAGGCCATCATGGAGCTGAACCTTCCCACCGGCATCCCCATCCTCTACGAGCTTGACAAGAACCTGAAGCCTGTGAAGCCCATGCAGTTCCTGGGAGACAAAGAGACTGTGAGGAAGGCCATGGAGGCGGTGGCTGCCCAGGGGAAAGCAAAGAAGTAA